One window of the Runella slithyformis DSM 19594 genome contains the following:
- a CDS encoding tetratricopeptide repeat protein, which yields MKIALILILFFLFPVNQSFGQTKPATSIANSQQAKTADSLYNLADKYLSDNNYQQALLISERSLEIFEVIGYQRKMGDC from the coding sequence GTGAAAATAGCCTTGATTCTCATACTTTTTTTTCTTTTTCCGGTTAATCAATCCTTTGGTCAAACCAAGCCTGCAACGAGTATAGCTAACTCCCAACAAGCCAAAACCGCCGATAGTCTTTATAACCTTGCCGATAAGTATCTTTCTGACAACAATTATCAACAAGCCTTACTGATTTCAGAAAGAAGTCTTGAAATTTTTGAGGTCATCGGCTACCAACGCAAGATGGGCGATTGTTAA